TCCGCATGGGCCTTCAGGTGCCGGTCGAGGTTCATGCTCATGAAGCCGGTGAGCTGCAGGAAGCCCGGATAGACATGCCGCATGGCGCCCGAATGGGGCCACGGCACCTGCGAGATCACGTTGCGGCGGAAGAAATCGATGCCCTTGTCCTTAGCGAGGGCGTTCACCGCAGTGGGCGCTTCGCGGGTGTCGATGGGGCCGCCCATGAGGATCATGGACTTGGGGACGTACGGATCGTCCTCCGCCTCCATGCGCGAGATCGCCATCAGCACAGGCACCGCCGGCTGGCAGACGGCCAGCACATGGCAGTCTCCGCCGAGGCGATGGAAGACGGAGATGAGGTAGTCCACATAGTCATCGAGGCCGAAGGTGCCTTCGGTCAGGGGCACCGTCTTGGCGTCGGCCCAGTCGGTTACATAGACATCGTGGCTCGGCAGGAAGGCCTCCACCGTGCCGCGCAGCAGGGTGGCGTAATGGCCGGACATGGGCGCCACCACCACGAGGCGCGGCTGCGGCCGGCGGGGCGGGTGCTCGAAGGCGCGCTCGAAATGCAGCAGCCGGCAGAAGGGCCGCTCCCACACCGGATTGATGTGAACCGGCACCCGGACGCCATCGACGGTCGTCTCAGTCAAGCCCCAGTCCGGTTTGCCGTAACGGCGCGTGGTGCGCTCGTAGAGCTCCATCGCCGCCGCCATGGACTTGCCCATGGTGGTGTGGGCCATGGGATTCATGGGGTTCTTGAACAGAAGCCGGCTGGCGTCCGCCATGGCCCGCGACGGGTTCAGCGCCGCATAGCCGAGCTCATACATGAAATAGAGCGGTGAAGACTGGAGGGAGAAGCCCTCTTCGCTTTCGCGGACGGGCGCGACGAACTCACCAATGGCGGCCATGGGACCTTCCTGAAGACGTTTCCCTGCGAGGGCCGTTCCGCATCGCGCGCTGGTCCCGCTTGTATCGGCGGGGAAAGCCTGCGGTGCCTGATGTCCGGCCCGAACGGTTTCCCCCCCATTCACGCGAGACTGTCGGTGTCAAACTGCTCCGTCAATGACGACCAAAGGAGCAGCCTGTTATTGGAATAATTGGATCAGAATTTCCTTGTGCGGGGCTGGTCGGCCGCGCGTCTGTCAGAGAACCTCTCCGTCATGGCCTCCCCTTTCACCCCTCCCGCACGGTCACTTGGACTTCGGCTCGACACTCTGATTCGCCTGCGGTGGCTCGCCGTGGCGGGCCAGACGCTGGCGCTTCTGGTGGTCTACCTTCTGATGGCCTTTCCGGTTCCATTGGCTGCGTGCCTGGCGCCTGTGGCGCTCTCGGTCCTGCTCAACATCGTGCTACGCGCGCGCTATCCCGGCGCCACGCGCCTGCCCGACCTCACGGCCGGTCCGCTGCTCGCCTACGACGTGCTCCAACTCACCGCCCTGCTCTATCTGACGGGCGGTCTCTCCAATCCCTTCGCCTTCCTCTATCTCGCTCCGGTGATGATCTCGGCCACCGCCCTGTCGTGGCGCACCACCGCGACGCTCGGCGCCTTCGTGGTCTTCTGCGCCGGTGCCGTCGGCCTGTTCCACTGGCCCCTGCCCTGGGCCAGCGTCGGGGCGCCGGTGCTGCCGGATCTCTATCTCGCCGGCCTGTGGGTGGCGCTCACCGTCTCCGTGGCCTTCATCGGTCTGCACTCCTGGCGGGTGGCGGAAGAGGCGCGCGAACTTGCCGACGCGCTCGCCGCCACCGAGCTGGTGCTCGCCCGCGAGCAGCACCTCTCCCAGCTCGACGGCCTCGCCGCCGCCGCCGCCCACGAACTCGGCACGCCGCTCGCCACCATCGCCCTGGTGGTGAAGGAGCTGGAACATTCGGTGCCCAAGAACGATCCCCACGCGGAGGACATCGCGCTGCTGCGGGACCAGGTGAAACGCTGCCGGGACATTTTGCAGAAGCTCACCTCGCTGGGCTCCGGCGATGCCCCCTTCGACCGGATGCCCCTGCGCCTGCTCATCGAGGAGGTGGTGGAGCCGCACCGCGACTTCGGCATCGAGATCGCCATCTCGCTGCCCGAGGATCCCGCCGGAGAGCCGGTACTCGCCCGCAATCCCGGCCTGATCTACGGGATCGGCAACCTTGTAGAGAATGCCGTGGACTTCGCCGCGCATCGCGTGGACATCACCGGCCGCTGGACGCCCACCCACATGGAACTGGTGGTGCGGGACGACGGCCCGGGCTTCGCTCCGGAGGTGAGCGACCGCATCGGACTGCCCTATGTGACGAGCCGCGCCCGCACGCCGGAGGACGCAACGGGCGAGAGCGGGCTTGGCCTCGGCTTCTTCATCGCCAAGACGCTTC
The Azorhizobium caulinodans ORS 571 genome window above contains:
- a CDS encoding polyhydroxyalkanoate depolymerase produces the protein MAAIGEFVAPVRESEEGFSLQSSPLYFMYELGYAALNPSRAMADASRLLFKNPMNPMAHTTMGKSMAAAMELYERTTRRYGKPDWGLTETTVDGVRVPVHINPVWERPFCRLLHFERAFEHPPRRPQPRLVVVAPMSGHYATLLRGTVEAFLPSHDVYVTDWADAKTVPLTEGTFGLDDYVDYLISVFHRLGGDCHVLAVCQPAVPVLMAISRMEAEDDPYVPKSMILMGGPIDTREAPTAVNALAKDKGIDFFRRNVISQVPWPHSGAMRHVYPGFLQLTGFMSMNLDRHLKAHADLFRHLVAGDGDSAEKHREFYDEYLAVMDLDARFYLETVESVFITHALPTGQMLHRSMPVRTEAVRRCALMTVEGEKDDISGVGQTRAAHKLCPHLPDEKRAHYLQPGVGHYGVFNGSRFRSEIQPRIADFILTQEHQQASGQGNVTPFPRQSGI
- a CDS encoding ActS/PrrB/RegB family redox-sensitive histidine kinase; this translates as MASPFTPPARSLGLRLDTLIRLRWLAVAGQTLALLVVYLLMAFPVPLAACLAPVALSVLLNIVLRARYPGATRLPDLTAGPLLAYDVLQLTALLYLTGGLSNPFAFLYLAPVMISATALSWRTTATLGAFVVFCAGAVGLFHWPLPWASVGAPVLPDLYLAGLWVALTVSVAFIGLHSWRVAEEARELADALAATELVLAREQHLSQLDGLAAAAAHELGTPLATIALVVKELEHSVPKNDPHAEDIALLRDQVKRCRDILQKLTSLGSGDAPFDRMPLRLLIEEVVEPHRDFGIEIAISLPEDPAGEPVLARNPGLIYGIGNLVENAVDFAAHRVDITGRWTPTHMELVVRDDGPGFAPEVSDRIGLPYVTSRARTPEDATGESGLGLGFFIAKTLLERSGANLKVENRAAPEHGATVRIIWPRSALDLEESETDLASNQRTMSPEVTKGV